The following nucleotide sequence is from Tachyglossus aculeatus isolate mTacAcu1 chromosome 11, mTacAcu1.pri, whole genome shotgun sequence.
GTTGTGACTTTACATGGTGGCATTGTTGTGAAGTTCTGGATTTCTAAAAGCATCCTGTTTTCATACTTCTCTTTATGTCACTGCTTAACTTTTTAgattgtgatcaatcaatcaatcaatggtatttactaagtgttcactgtgtgctgagcactgtactaaacactaggaagaATAcactataagagagttggtagacaggttccaatgagcttacagtctaaaggaggaatttacagtctatttgAAGATCACAGACTCTGTCTCGATTGCCTTCCATGTATCTCTTCGCATAGTGTGAgcatgatgttgatggcattgaTATCAGTTTGCCCCATATCCAATAGGAGGTTGTGTTATGCCCATGATACATATGCCAATAGACATTTATTATAATGAGAACTGCATTATTCTGCTTTAGAAATGGTCTTTACTGAGAAATGTACAAGAGAGCTTCATGGCATCCTAGAAGACTGATGCAGCACAAGAaaaagggaagcagagtgacctaatggaaaaaccaCATGCATGGGATTTAGATCGCTTgtgtttcaatcctggctctgctataggcctactgtatgaccttgggcaaatcacttaacttttctctttctcaattacctcagctgtaaaatgaggattaaatgctattccctcctatttagacatcTCAtcatagtacagggactgtgtccaatctgattaccttgtttctaccccagcaatttatacagtgcatggcacctagtaaatacttATATAAAGTACcgtaaaaagagaaaggaaataacAAAGCAGATGTGGTCTAGGGACGCAAAAAGTGTGGAAACTTCAGGATGGTCTAGTTTTGAAGCAGGTGGGTAGGGAACGCAGGTGGCTTTTCTTGTGTCCTGGGGTAGGTTTTAGATTCAATTCCTTAATAAATGGGCCTTCAGCATTTTCAGGCTTGGCAGTTTTCTACTGTACAAATCACACAGGGTTCGCTCAGGTCACAGAAAGTATAGGAGGCAGAGCATGGATTGCAGGGAAGCCTGAAGAAAAAGAATTGTAGATTTAGTACCGGGGAAGGAATTTTATGGCAAGCTACCCACAGTGGAGAAAACATAAAGTAAATTAGAGAAATACTGAATTTTCAAGGAGAAATCCCATTCAGAATCAAAGTTATTTCAAATCTATTTAACTCCAGAATCCAGAATGATTGTTCCACTCTGCTCTAATTCAACCCAAATCAAAACGCAGGTAAAGACTACATTTGGAGGATTCCAGAAACCAAGATGCTCTCTTTTGATAAtaatcagtcacttgtatttttaAATTGTTTCTGTCGTAGGATTTCCGTTGATTTCCATAATGTCTCCTGCACGGGAAGTAACTCTGGAGATCCGCTGAATGATtctgatcagagagaaggcaacTGAATGTTTAGAGGCAAGGTACTACACATAAAATAGAGGATGAGAAACTTAAAGAGTTGAAAGGATCAACAAGTGTCCTGCTGTTTCTCTTGAGAAGTTAccttaagtggtatttgttaagtggcacTGTGccacctctggggtggatacaaccagatCAGATTGTCCACAgcttctgttccacatggagctcacagtcttaatgaaggAAAGATGCTATATTCTATAAATTAACTCATGAAAACTCCAAATTTTCTCTTGGGTGAAGTTTTGAGGACCTGACCTGAGGAAAGAGTTTCCCTGGAAAGTACATTTTCAATCCTCTGGAGTCTTTCATGATTTCATATGTCAACTGAACTATACGTACTTGCAATCTTCGCTCTCAAGCAAGCTTTGGTATGTGGCAATTTCACATTCCAGTCGGGTCTTGACATCAAGGAGGATTTGGtattcctggttctgccgctcCAGGTCACAACGGATCTCAGCAAGCTGGGTCTCCACATTGTCGATCAGGCACTGTATCTGTGCCAGCTGGGAACTGTAACGGTCCTTGGTTTCTGAAAAAGTGCCTTCCAGAGATTCTTTCTGCAAAGGAATGGGTGGGAAAAGCCGGATAAAATCCAAGCTGTGGTGATTTCACTtcaaccaatcagtcgatcaatcaattatatttattgtatttagaggagcagcatggcatagtggatagatcaccagtgtgggaggttctaatcctggctctgtcactcgtctgctgtgtgaccttggacaaatcactttacttctctatgcctctgctacctcacatgtaaaatggggattgagtctgtgtaccccacgggggacaggaacGCCgactttgctcatatccaccccagggcttagtagagtgtccggcacataataaacacttaacaaaaaccctaattatttaatattatttattgaccacttatttatttttaaatagtatttgctaagtgtttattatgtgccaggcaccttactaagtgctggggtagatacaagctatttaaattggacaaattccatgtcccacatgggactcacagatttaatccccattgacccctccctcaatcctacaaaatttatgtatatatgtgtaatgtatttatttaattattatctgtctccccctctagactgtaagtttattgtgagcagggaacatgtctacccattcttttatactgcactctcccaagcgcttagtacaatgttctggacatagtaagcgctcagtaaataagattgattttacagttgaagtaactgaggaacagagaagttgagtgaattgcccaaattcatacagcagacaaatggcaaagctgggattagaacccacatccttctgactcagacCCACTAAGGTAGAACtacacacctgggagagtacagtataacagaattggtagacgtgttccctgcccacaaggagcttacagtctagaccagaaTCTTTGACTGATGCTTCCAGTTTCAAGGCAAAATATCTCAAAATATGTCTCATGAACCCAAGAAAAACTTCTCACATAGAGGCACTGTCCTTTGATAAATACAAGGCAGGTCAATCTGTAAAGCCAACCCCATGTGCCAGATGGATGCCTAAATTCCTTCGGCAGTCTGATCTGTGTAAGCAATCGTGTCTACTTGATCTTCCATTTAGAAAATATTAACTCTCTGACTGCTACATACCAGACTCTCCTGGGCCTCGAGTTCAATCTCCAGAGCGTTGGCTGTTCGATCCAATTCGATGATCTCCGATTGGCAGCAATGTAACTGCTCTGCACTGGAAAGCTGCTGGTGATTCAGTTCTTCTGTCTGAATGTGAACAAGCAAACAAGAAATAGAAAGACGTGAAGAGAATGATAAAGCAAGACTAAAAACCTCTCTGGCAGTAATGGCCCCGTGGACTGACCTGGATAGCAAACCATTCCTCAGCCTCTCTGCGATTGTTAGCTACCACAGTTTCATACTGACACCTCATCTCATCCAGGAGCTTGTTCAGATCTACAGTTGGGGCAGTGTCCAGCTCCACAATGAGTCTATCCCCAAGCTGGGCCTGGAGGGAGTTTACTTcctgaaagaggagagaaggccaTATAAAACTAAACAGCATCCTTCTTATTTTGTGCTCCACAGTTAAACTCTCTGGAATTTTCTCATAGGAAAACATTTCAATACTGTAGAATGTTTGCATTTCTAGTTTCTAAATTCAGTCCTGGAAATATAAGAAGCAAAATTTTCACGATTCAGCTTAGCATAAATATGAGTTTTCAAATCTGTGCTAATGATTATGTGATTCTcatgtctctaataataataataataatgatggcatttgttaattgcttactatgtgcacttacacttactgtgtacactgttctaagcactagggaggatacaaggtgatcaggttgtcccacatgggaagcacttggagagtataataacacTAGGAGACAAAATCCCCGCCCTCGAGGAACTGGCAATTAAGTTGGGAGACAGAAAATTAttggtaggaggaagtaatagagtagaaagaaatgtacataagtactatgggggaaCGCTTGAGTGCTTAGGTGTtagggaagtgcttaataatagtaataattgtgttatttgataaatgcttactatgtgccaggcactgttctaagtgctggggtagatacaagttaattgggttggacagagtccctatcccattacagctcacagtcttaatccccattttacagaggcacagagactgaggcacagagaagctaagtgacttgcccaaggtcacacagctgacaattggtggagcctggatttgaacccatgacctctgactcccaagcctgtattctttccactgagccacactgcttctctacctgaatTTAACCCCATTCAATATGGGTTATCATTACATTCTAATAAATTATCTTTAAATTCAGTTCTCAAGACTCCTAAATGTGTCCATCTACTAATGTGTGGCATCAAATTAACTTCTTTTAAGCACAAATCTCCCATGATGCTTTCCCTTTTTCCATCCTTTTCCTTACCTCTTCGTGATTCTTCTTGAGACAGAGGAGATCTTCCTTCAGAGACTCCAGATGTGCCTCCAAGTCCGATTTGCACAGGGTCAAATCATCTAGAATCCTTCGCAGGTCCCTGACATCAGCTTCAACTGGCTGGCGGAGGGATAGTTCAGCTTCATACCTTTAATCACAGAAGGCAGATGAGGCCTCTTGTTCGCAGCACCCCATTTCTGGTATTAAATTAGATGCTTAGGTGTTTACACAAACTCTTTCAGGCTCTGAGAGTACCATTTAGTATACTGCCGTATAAGGGTCTAAATGACACCCTAGGGGCTTGAAGTAGTTCATAAGGCATCTCTCATGCGGCAGGGAGTGACTTAATCCTGAGGACATTCTATCTCAGGGATACAGAGAGAGCAACAAAGCCAAGCAGAAATCTTATTTCAGTTTTTTCATATTTCAGTCTGTTTTacattccctttttccttttatGGCTTTCCCACCGCCTCTTTTTGAtcctttaaatttttaaaaagggaCCCATCCACTCATTCTGCTAGATTCGATGATTTccaactgactgtaagctccttctgggcagggaatctgtttattgttataaaaattgtactctcccttgcactttggacagtgctctgcatacagttagtgcccaataaatatgattgaatgaatgaaaagtaggccATCATTGCTGGGATTCAAGCGCTCTCTTCTGAAGGCAGTTTCTGCCTATGAAAATGTTATTTTGGAGAGTTCTAGATGGATTGGTAGTTCAAGTTGGCATAAACTTACTTGGTTCTAAAGTCATCAGCTGCCAGTTTGCAGTTGTCGATCTGCACAGCTAACCTGGAATTCTCTGCCTTGGTGCACAAAATCTGGGAAATAAGTTATTTCGTAGGAAATGAGGTCTGGTAAGAAATCCAAAGTCTTACTCCTTTGATTTACTCCTTAGACTCCTTGACTTACTCCTTAGATTTCTTCACTACAATTtctgaatgaaatgaaaagctGATGCTGTCAGTACTGACCTTTAATTTCCAAACCCTTTTAGATTTGATGTTAACTTTCTGGGAATCTAGAACCCGCTGAGAAAGTGGAGAAGCTCTTATGAAAACCAGTTCTTCTGAAGTTTTATCATTCCCAAcatctgagactgtaagctcgttgtgggcaggaaacgtttctaccaactctgttgtattgtacttttccaagcacttaataccttgcTCTTcatccagtaagctctcaataaataggattgattgattgatcgatcgattgattgctttcaCCAGAAGGGGCTCAAGTTCTTGTTTAATTGGTCTGATCCTTTGCCCTTTATATTCTTGAGAGTAAAAAGGAGTCCAGCATTAAGAAGGGACAGTGGTAACAAGATAACTCTAGCCAGTAAAAAGTTTCAATTCCAGATTTCATTTTCCAGAAATAGAATGttttcagaacaataataataataacattcattcattcagttgtatttattgagcagttactgtttgcagagcactgtgctaataacaattattatggtatttgttaatcactctatgccaggcactgtactaagtgctggtgtagatatacaagcaaattgggttaggtgcagtctctgacccatgtagggctcacattctcaatccccactttccagtaactgaggcaagagaaatgaagcaacttccccaaggtcgcacagcagacaagtggcagagccagaattagaactcaggacccgaAAACCTGCCACCGTGAATCTAGACCACGGACTGAGCAGTGAATATCAACAGACCTTTTGCTGGAGATCCTCAACTGTGTTGAAGTAACACTGGTAGTCGGGACAGACAAAAGTGATTTGTTGTTCGCACTGCTCTCGGATCTTGCACTCCAGCTCTGCGTTCTCCTCCTCCAGACACCGCACCTTCTCTAGGTAGTTGGCCAGGCGATCGTTCAGAAATTGCATGGTCTCCTTCTCGTTGCTATTGAAGGCCCATTCATCGCGCCAGCCACGGTGCCCCACCACGGGCAAATAGCAGCTGCTCGACAGGCGAGATCGGCATAGGAATCTGGGCGTCTGACATCTGGCTGCTCcacaagaagcagggaggcagggggtgtcAGTAGAGCAGGTTGAGGCAGATGGACAATCAGTTACTCTGCAGCAGGACTCGGGAGAGCAACTTGAAGAGCAGGCAGAAGTCAtggtgaggagaaaggagaggggaggagaaagatgagacgCAAGTCCCCAAAGACCCGAGTATATGAAAACCTCTTTCCTTTCTGGACCTTTTTATATGGCTTCCATAATGGGTGTTGACAGACTGCACAGGATGTTTTCTTTGTCACTGTTTACACTTGTTTCTATAAGAACATTTCATTAACCTGCTTATTTATCATGGAAGAGTTCCTGGTCTCATAAAAAATAGCTAGCTTCATGTTCCTGAATCAGAATGCATGCCAAGAGACTAAGATTGCTGCcatttcttcaatcagtcaatcaaatggtatttatcaattgcttactgagggcagagcactgtattcagcgcttaggagagtacagaagaattggtaggcatgttcaccGCCCACAGCAAACTTGCAAACTAGAGTTTACAGACTTCAATGACCTCTATTACAGTATCTGTTTCTGCTCATCAATGGAAGTTACAATGTGTAGTCTTTGGCTACTGCCTCTTCCTATTCCGAGGTCACCAAGGTGAAATGTTGACTCGTAATCTGCCCAACTAACTTATGGATAAAGGGTACAGTGAATTTTTACCTGAAGAATCTGGTAACGGAAACTCCAACGTCCATCAGAGCATTTAGAAACAAATCACTTGCTTCAGATA
It contains:
- the KRT40 gene encoding keratin, type I cytoskeletal 40; this encodes MTSACSSSCSPESCCRVTDCPSASTCSTDTPCLPASCGAARCQTPRFLCRSRLSSSCYLPVVGHRGWRDEWAFNSNEKETMQFLNDRLANYLEKVRCLEEENAELECKIREQCEQQITFVCPDYQCYFNTVEDLQQKILCTKAENSRLAVQIDNCKLAADDFRTKYEAELSLRQPVEADVRDLRRILDDLTLCKSDLEAHLESLKEDLLCLKKNHEEEVNSLQAQLGDRLIVELDTAPTVDLNKLLDEMRCQYETVVANNRREAEEWFAIQTEELNHQQLSSAEQLHCCQSEIIELDRTANALEIELEAQESLKESLEGTFSETKDRYSSQLAQIQCLIDNVETQLAEIRCDLERQNQEYQILLDVKTRLECEIATYQSLLESEDCKLPCNPCSASYTFCDLSEPCVICTVENCQA